A section of the Oryza sativa Japonica Group chromosome 1, ASM3414082v1 genome encodes:
- the LOC4327405 gene encoding uncharacterized protein has protein sequence MQAIRPGRSCRLGRSCGRDGVSSRCLARLHRSSGSSNGGGGAVRCAKAAAQSMEAVKKDEEARVVALRAVEATPESFAPFGQVIAATPDGDEFGPHDAQLDLTRGIPRFYIMRLEKRPLKFWTITHHASVTQCLGSIGGEDWYLGVAKPSIVEDGAHEQGGDGRKPVQSRAGHYYLPPDPAEVCVFRVSGAKFLKLHIGTWHAGPQFKADAVDFYNLELSNTNIVDHTTHDFKKDDGVTFVIED, from the exons ATGCAGGCGATTCGCCCGGGCCGTTCGTGCCGCCTGGGCCGTTCCTGCGGCCGCGACGGCGTCTCCTCCCGCTGCCTTGCTCGGCTCCACCGTAGCAGCGGCAGTAGCAACGGGGGCGGAGGAGCAGTGAGGTGCGCGAAGGCAGCCGCGCAGTCGATGGAGGCCGTGAAGAAGGACGAGGAGGCGAGGGTGGTGGCGCTGCGGGCGGTGGAGGCAACGCCCGAGTCGTTCGCGCCGTTCGGCCAGGTCATCGCCGCCACACCCGACGGCGACGAGTTCGGCCCCCACGACGCCCAGCTCGACCTCACCCGCGGCATCCCAAG GTTCTACATCATGAGGTTGGAGAAGCGGCCGCTCAAGTTCTGGACGATCACCCACCACGCGAGCGTGACCCAGTGCCTCGGCTCCATCGGCGGCGAAGATTGGTACCTCGGCGTGGCCAAGCCCTCGATCGTGGAGGATGGGGCACACGAGCAGGGCGGCGATGGGAGGAAGCCCGTGCAGTCGCGTGCTGGCCACTACTACCTTCCTCCCGATCCAGCTGAAGTCTGCGTCTTCAGGGTTTCCGGCGCTAAGTTTCTGAAGCTGCACATCGGGACCTGGCATGCGGGGCCGCAGTTCAAGGCGGATGCGGTGGATTTCTACAACCTGGAGCTCAGCAACACCAAT ATTGTCGACCACACTACGCACGATTTCAAGAAAGACGACGGGGTAACTTTTGTGATTGAGGACTGA
- the LOC4327406 gene encoding uncharacterized protein At4g08330, chloroplastic encodes MVRSLDSYPSIKDVTYSCGYCGYALNLSSSTRNTANIGSKYGKQIKKGVVSFFAVDESRFTQADEVTCVPYFHSRRSWGLFRRRSRLLCRKCGGRIGSAYEEDEPAAAALPACDGPDDLRTTSSGSSGSASSQKNYVIKINALQPSSDDSDAVAFTL; translated from the exons ATGGTGAGGTCTCTCGACAGCTACCCCTCCATCAAAGATGTCACCTACAG CTGCGGATACTGCGGGTACGCGCTGAACCTGAGCTCGTCGACGCGGAACACGGCGAACATCGGGTCCAAGTACGGGAAGCAGATCAAGAAGGGGGTCGTCTCCTTCTTCGCGGTGGACGAGAGCCGGTTCACGCAGGCCGACGAGGTCACCTGCGTGCCCTACTTCCACTCGCGGCGCTCCTGGGGGCTCTTCCGGCGGAGGTCGCGGCTGCTGTGCCGGAAGTGCGGCGGCCGCATCGGCAGCGCCTACGAGGAGGACgaacccgccgccgcggcgctgcccGCGTGCGACGGCCCGGACGACCTGCGCACCACGAGCTCCGGGAGCAGCGGCAGCGCGTCGAGCCAGAAGAACTACGTGATCAAGATCAACGCGCTGCAGCCCTCGTCGGACGATTCTGATGCTGTTGCCTTTACCCTATGA
- the LOC4327407 gene encoding serine carboxypeptidase-like 27, with the protein MAHKAAALVLLLVSVSVAAAASGDQESDRIRELPGQPAKVRFSQYSGYVTVNQAHGRALFYWLVEAVPAAGPIAPLVLWLNGGPGCSSVGYGASEEVGPFRIRPDGKTLYLNPNSWNKAANLLFLESPAGVGFSYSNKTLDLYVAGDAKTASDAYAFLVNWLERFPQYKYREFYIAGESYAGHYVPQLAQLIYEQNKGIQNPIINLKGFMVGNAVTDDYHDYLGTFEYWWTHGLISDNTYHNLKKTCLLESSEHPSPECLKNLNLASSEEGNIDPYSLYTKPCNNTASLKLGLGGRYPWLSRAYDPCTERYSSIYYNRPEVQIAMHANTTGIQYSWKTCSDIVGSYWADSPKSMLPIYQELIAAGIRIWVFSGDTDAVVPVTATRYSIDALKLPTMVNWYPWYDHGKVGGWSQVYKGLTLVTIAGAGHEVPLHRPREALILFRHFLQNTPMPTQ; encoded by the exons ATGGCTCACAAGGCCGCGGCTCTGGTGCTGCTGCTAGTGTCAGTGTcagtggcggccgcggcgtcgggCGACCAGGAGAGCGACCGGATCCGGGAGCTCCCCGGGCAGCCGGCGAAGGTGAGGTTCTCGCAGTACTCCGGCTACGTGACGGTCAACCAGGCGCACGGCCGCGCGCTCTTCTACTGGCTGGTGGAGGCGGTGCCGGCGGCCGGGCCCATCGCGCCGCTCGTCCTGTGGCTCAACGGCGGGCCGGGGTGCTCGTCGGTCGGGTACGGCGCGTCGGAGGAGGTCGGCCCGTTCCGGATCAGGCCCGACGGGAAGACGCTGTACCTGAACCCCAATTCTTGGAACAAGG CGGCGAATTTGCTGTTCTTGGAGTCGCCGGCCGGCGTGGGGTTCTCGTACTCGAACAAGACGTTGGATCTGTACGTCGCAGGAGATGCTAAGACAG CATCGGATGCTTATGCATTTCTGGTGAACTGGTTGGAGAGATTCCCACAATACAAGTACAGGGAGTTCTACATTGCTGGGGAGAGCTATGCAG GGCATTACGTTCCCCAGTTAGCCCAGCTCATCTATGAACAGAACAAGGGCATTCAGAATCCAATAATTAATCTCAAAGGATTCATG GTGGGTAATGCGGTTACTGATGACTACCACGACTATCTTGGTACCTTTGAGTATTGGTGGACTCATGGCCTCATCTCTGACAACACTTATCACAACCTGAAGAAGACATGCTTGCTTGAGTCCTCTGAGCACCCTTCTCCTGAATGTCTAAAGAACCTGAACCTAGCCAGTTCAGAAGAAGGCAATATCGATCCTTACAGCCTGTATACAAAGCCCTGCAATAATACAGCCTCTCTCAAACTTGGCTTGGGAGGACGCTAC CCTTGGTTATCCAGAGCATATGATCCCTGCACAGAAAGATACTCAAGTATTTACTACAACCGGCCAGAAGTGCAGATAGCGATGCATGCTAACACCACTGGGATTCAATATTCATGGAAAACTTGCAG CGATATTGTCGGATCATACTGGGCAGATTCCCCGAAATCTATGCTTCCTATCTACCAAGAATTGATTGCAGCTGGTATCAGGATATGGGTTTTCAG TGGGGATACAGATGCTGTAGTTCCTGTTACTGCAACAAGGTACTCAATAGATGCTCTTAAGCTTCCAACTATGGTCAATTGGTACCCTTGGTATGACCACGGAAAG GTTGGAGGTTGGAGTCAAGTGTATAAAGGATTAACTCTCGTCACTATAGCAGGCGCAGGCCATGAGGTACCACTACACCGGCCTCGAGAAGCACTTATATTATTCAGACACTTCTTGCAGAATACACCCATGCCAACTCAATAG
- the LOC4327408 gene encoding ATP-dependent Clp protease adapter protein CLPS2, chloroplastic: MTTPATAMAISSRAAACGALIFPTTASAAPVSRSVSVDQRVSHRRRKAVAVAAVPHASSGGALLERPAFDQSQLDTLPVTQEGGDTGRMRDRRGSGSGDSYKVLLIDDARHTEKLVEKALPQVVPSVTAEAARQLFHASRQKGAALVIVAVKEHAEFYAQMMVRQGLRSAIEPESDLAS, encoded by the exons ATGACAACGCCTGCCACTGCCATGGCCATCAGTAGCAGAGCAGCTGCGTGCGGCGCGCTCATCTTCCCGACCACCGCATCCGCCGCTCCGGTCTCCCGGAGCGTCTCCGTGGACCAAAGAGTCAGCCACCggcggaggaaggcggtggcggtggcggccgtgcCGCacgccagcagcggcggcgcgctgctGGAGCGGCCGGCCTTCGACCAGTCCCAGCTCGACACGCTTCCCGTGACACAAGAAG GAGGGGACACCGGAAGGATGAGGGACAGGAGGGGCTCTGGAAGCGGTGACAGCTACAAAGTTTTGCTCATAGACGACGCCCGCCACACCGAGAAGCTTG TGGAGAAGGCCTTGCCGCAGGTGGTGCCGTCCGTgaccgcggaggcggcgcggcagctCTTCCACGCGTCCCGGCAGAAAGGCGCCGCGCTCGTCATTGTCGCCGTGAAG GAACACGCCGAATTCTACGCGCAGATGATGGTTCGGCAGGGACTCCGCTCCGCCATCGAGCCTGAATCCGATTTGGCAAGTTAA